The genomic region GGGGAGGTCCCGGCCCCGAGGCCGATCGGGTTCGGCGCCGGCGCGCCGGACCGCGCATCGTCGGGTCATCGCTCGCAGGTGGGGCGGTAGGGGACGCCGGGCAGGTAGAACTGCCACGACGAGGCGTCCAGCCCGCCCCCGGCCTCGGCGCAGGCGGCGGCGACCACCTGCCGCCGGGACGCGTTCACGGTGGACACCCGCCACAGCCGGAGCATGCCGTCGTTGCCCCCCGAGGCCAGCACGCTGCCGTCCTGGGAGAAGGCGAGCGAGAACACCGCATGGGTGTGGCCCGTCAGCGGCTGCCCGATGGGGCGCAGGCTGGGCGCCGGCGGGTCGAGGCTGTCCCGGGCGTTGCGGCTGTCCTGGGCGTCGCGGGCGTCGCGGGCGTCGCGGGCGGAGGTGTCCGCACCGTCGCCGGCTGGTCCGCTCCGACCCTCTCGACTCTCCCGTCCTTCCCGGTCCCGGCGGACCTCGTCCTTCTCCGTCTCGCTCGCGCAGGCGTCGAGGGCCGGGCGACCGATGAGGTCCGCGGCGTCCGCGGTGGCGGGGGGAAGCCGGGCGGCGGTGCGGGCGTCCCACAGGCGTACCCCGCGCCCAGAGCCGACGGCGAGAATGCTGCCGTCGGGGGAGAACCTGACTGCCCGCGCCTCCCCGGGGCCGGCGGGCAGCCAGCCCAGGAGGCGGCGGTTGCCGGCCCCGCCGCCGGCGGACCACAGGCTGACCCCGCCGAGCTCCTCGCCGACCGCCTCGACGGGGGCGGCGGGGGATCGGTCGACGCAGGTGTCGACCGGTCCGAGGGCGGGGGCTACCGGGTCGACCGGCCGTGGCCGCGCCGAGTCGCCGATGTCCCAGGCCATCCGGGTGCGGTCGAAGCCGGTCGCGACCAGCTGCCGCCCGTCCGCCGAGAACGTCACCGCGGTCACCTGACTGCGCAGGCCCGTCAGCGGCAGCCCGACGCGCCGCGGCTGGTCCGGGCCGGCCGCGACCGACCACAGCAGCACTGATGCGTCTGCACCGCCGGTGGCCAGCAGCTTTCCGTCGCGGGAGAACGCCACGGCGGTGACGGGGCTGCCGTTGGCCAGCGCCGTCCGGCTGCTGGCGAGGGTCTGGAGGCGCTCCTGGCTGGCGGCGTCCGGATGCACCGCCCAGGCGGCGAGTGACAGCCGCAGCGCGCGGATCCGGTCCGTCGCGCTCACGTCATCCGCCCTGGTCAGCAGGGCCTGGGCGATCACCGCCCGCTGGGCACGCTCGGCGGAGTGTTGTGCCTGCCGGGCGGAGACGCCCTGCCAGCCGGCGGTCGCGGCGCCGGCGAGCGTCACCGCGAGCAGGGCGGCCAGCACCGCGATCGTCCGGCGCCGGCGCCGGCGCTCCCGGTGACGCGCCGCCTCGACGCGGCAGTGGCACTCGGCGAGGAACCGCTGCCCGGCGTTGTTGAGGTTCACGACCGCCCGCCCGCCCGCGCGGAAACGGTCGTAGGACCCCCACAGGATGGTCGTGGCGGCGGTGAGCCGGTCGACGTCCCACAGCGGGCCGCCGTGTGCCCAGGCCGCGGCGGCCCGCTCGACCTGCCCCTCGCTGAGCAGCGCGGCCTCCCGCTCGCGGATCGCGGCGTCCAGCGGCGGCCAGACGGACAGCAGCGCCTCGTGGACGACGCCGACCCCGGCACCGCCGAGGCTGTCGCTGGCCGTCGACAGCAGCCGCTGTTCCACGAAGACGCCGAACGCGGTGCGCATGGCCTCCGACGGCAGTTCCGCCACCTCGATGCGGCGCCGGGTACGCCGGCCCCCCTCGTCCAGGGTGGCAAGCTCCGCCATACCGGCGAGGATCTCCGCTCGGGGCAGGCGGGCGGCGGCCACCGCCTCGTCGAGCACGGCGTCCGCCCGGCGCGCCAGCGCGCCGCGCACCCCGCCGAGCTCCTCGTAGCGCTGTGCGGACAGCCGCCCGCCGCGGGTCTGGTTGCGGGCCAGCTCGTGCAGGGTGAAGGCCAGCAACGGCAGCGCCTCGCCGCCGTCGGTGTCGGCGACCATCTGGCTGACCAGCTCCGGCTCCACCGACAGCCCGGCGACCCGGGCCGGCTCGGTGATCACGACGCTGAGCATGTCGCGCGCCAGCGGCCGCAGCGGAAAGGTGTGCAGGTGGGCGCCGTGCAGCTCGGGCAGGGCGAACAACTGGTCCTGGAACTCCGACCGGACCGCGATGACGACGCGGATGGGGCCGTCGAGCCCGCGGGAGAGAACTCCGGCGAACCGGGCCCGCTCGGCGGCGTCGGCGCGGGTGAACAGCTCCTCGCCCTGGTCGACGACGAGCAGCAGCCGGTCCCGGGGCTGGCCGTAGCCCGCGCTCAGCAGTTCCTCGGCGAGCCCGACGAGGGCGCGGTCGTCGGCGACCAGCCGCTGGTGGATCTCGCCCGGCTCCCAGCGCAGCCCGACGCGGATCGCCGTCTGCGCCAACGCCAGCGCCAGCTTGCGGGTCGGGTCGCGGCCCGGCAGGAACGGATCGGCGATCTCCCAGCCGGGCTCGGCCCCCAGCCGCGCCGTCAACCCCGCCGTGACCAGCGACGACTTGCCGCACCCGGACCCGCCGACGACGAGCAGCAGCCGCCGGTCGCTCAGCGCGCGCAGCCGGTGGGCGAGCCGACGCAGCTCGTCGGCACGCCCGTAGAAGACGCGGGCCATGTCCCGGGTGAACGGCCGCAGCCCCGGGAACGGCGAGCGATCCCACGCCCAGCCCAGGCCGCCGGCGGCGTCCACCCGCCGCAGCGGGCCGTCCAGATCGCCGATCCAGCCGCCGTTGTCGACGACGGCGACGTGCTGGCGGTCGTCGAGCAGCGGCGAGGCCACCCCCGCCTGCGCCCGCAGCGGCAGCAGCAGGCTCCCGACCTCGTGGGCGATGCCGATTTCGTAGGCGCACCAGGGGGAGGTGTTGTAGGCCTCGGTCACGACACAGATGACGGCGTCCGCGGCCCGCAGCTCCTGGTGCAGGCGCTCCTTCCAGACCTCACCCGGCCGGATTCCCGTCCGGATGTCGCGGGCCAGGAATGCCCGATGGCCGAGATCGGCCAGCGTGCGGTAGATCCGGTCGGCCAACTCCACGTCCGAGCTGGCGTGGCTGACGAAGACGCGTGCCACTGTCATCCCCAGTAATCGCCGCGCACATTGCCGTGCAGACGCGGTAGGTCGTCGATACTACCGCCCCGGAGTACCGCGTCGCCGGTACAAATACGGGATTGCCGCGGCCGGCCCCTGGACCGGTCGCGCCGGGGAAATCCCGCAATCGATCGGCCGCCGTCGGGGTATCCGCTTAAGCGCGGATGAACAGATGGTGGAGCGCGGGGAAATAAAGTGAACCAGGCGATCCGGTCGCCGCCCGGCGCCGTCGGAGACGCCCTGCTCGTCCTGCTCGATCTCGCCGAACCGCGCGAACGCGACGCCGGCCGCGGCCAGCCGGGACACGGTCGCGGCGGGTCACCCCGCTGCGCCGCTCCACGCGCCGCGCGCGCCACCGGATGCGGCGTGTGGTGCGCCTGCGGATGCGGCGTGTGGTGCGCCGGCGGCCGCGTGGCGGTGGCCGTCACCTGATCTCACGACGCCGCCGCACCCGGGCATGGCTCGGGCCACCTGACACCCACCCCCGTCCGCGGTCGCCGTGAAATCGCCGTCGCGGCGGCGCTTCGTACGAAGATTGCCCCGCCATACGGCACCTGTCCCTGCCCCGCACGGGGGACGCGGCCGATATTCCGGCGGTCCGGCTGCACACTCGGGCGCCGTTCATGGCATGCTCGGTTTCCGACGGTAGGAGCATGCGTCGGCCGGCTCGGTCAGGGTCGATCGGCCAGGCTTCTCACCGGCGACGGTCCGCCGTCGTGGATGTTGCCGGTTTTGTCGTCGTGTTGACGTGAGTCCTCATCGTGGAGGTTTGTTGTGAAGCGTGTCGGAGCAATTGTTCTGCTGGTTGCGCTCGTGGGTGGCGGCTTCCTGTTCCGCCGGCAGCGTGGCAAGCAGGACGCATAGGTCCGCGCCGCGTCGGCGCTGATCGGCGGGAATCCACCGCGCCCCTCGAGGAGGCTCGGCAATCGGTCCCGCCGGGTTCGGCTGTGATCGGATCGCCGTTTCGGCGGTCGTCTGTCGAGCAACGTGGCGTGGGACGGTCCGTACGTGCATCAGTTTGACGCCGAGACGGCCGATCTCCTGCGGGCGATCTTCGACTTCACCGGGGTCCGCCTTGGATTCGATCCGGTTCCCCTGGACGGTCCGGCGACGCCGGCGGAGCTGTCCGCCAGGGCCGGCCGGACGATCACGGAGGACGGGATCGGCGGTCTCCGAGCCCTGGCGACGTTCGACGAGGTGCTCTCGCGCGCCTGCATCTCGGCGGACCATCCGCGCAACCTCGCCTTCATCCCCGCCGCCCCGACCCGGCTGTCGGTGCTGTTCGACGTGGTGGTCGGCGCGTCGTCCATCTATGCCGGAAGCTGGATGGAGGGTGCGGGCGCGGTCCACGCCGAGAACGAGACGCTGCGTTGGCTGGCCGACCTCGCCGGCCTGCCCGCCACGGCTGGGGGCGTGTTCGTGCCCGGTGGCACGGTCGGCAACCTGTCCGCGCTCGTCGCCGCCCGCCAGGCCGCCCGGGCGAGGCTGGCCGCCGAGGGCCGGCCGATGCCGGCGCGCTGGCGGTTCGTCTGCGGGGCGGAGGCCCACTCGTCGCTCTACCAGGCGGCGATGGTGCTCGACGCGGACATCGTGGCCGTGCCGACGGGGGAGGAGGGCCGGCTCACCGGTCCGCTGCTCGCCGCCGCGCTCGACGAC from Frankia alni ACN14a harbors:
- a CDS encoding nSTAND1 domain-containing NTPase: MTVARVFVSHASSDVELADRIYRTLADLGHRAFLARDIRTGIRPGEVWKERLHQELRAADAVICVVTEAYNTSPWCAYEIGIAHEVGSLLLPLRAQAGVASPLLDDRQHVAVVDNGGWIGDLDGPLRRVDAAGGLGWAWDRSPFPGLRPFTRDMARVFYGRADELRRLAHRLRALSDRRLLLVVGGSGCGKSSLVTAGLTARLGAEPGWEIADPFLPGRDPTRKLALALAQTAIRVGLRWEPGEIHQRLVADDRALVGLAEELLSAGYGQPRDRLLLVVDQGEELFTRADAAERARFAGVLSRGLDGPIRVVIAVRSEFQDQLFALPELHGAHLHTFPLRPLARDMLSVVITEPARVAGLSVEPELVSQMVADTDGGEALPLLAFTLHELARNQTRGGRLSAQRYEELGGVRGALARRADAVLDEAVAAARLPRAEILAGMAELATLDEGGRRTRRRIEVAELPSEAMRTAFGVFVEQRLLSTASDSLGGAGVGVVHEALLSVWPPLDAAIREREAALLSEGQVERAAAAWAHGGPLWDVDRLTAATTILWGSYDRFRAGGRAVVNLNNAGQRFLAECHCRVEAARHRERRRRRRTIAVLAALLAVTLAGAATAGWQGVSARQAQHSAERAQRAVIAQALLTRADDVSATDRIRALRLSLAAWAVHPDAASQERLQTLASSRTALANGSPVTAVAFSRDGKLLATGGADASVLLWSVAAGPDQPRRVGLPLTGLRSQVTAVTFSADGRQLVATGFDRTRMAWDIGDSARPRPVDPVAPALGPVDTCVDRSPAAPVEAVGEELGGVSLWSAGGGAGNRRLLGWLPAGPGEARAVRFSPDGSILAVGSGRGVRLWDARTAARLPPATADAADLIGRPALDACASETEKDEVRRDREGRESREGRSGPAGDGADTSARDARDARDAQDSRNARDSLDPPAPSLRPIGQPLTGHTHAVFSLAFSQDGSVLASGGNDGMLRLWRVSTVNASRRQVVAAACAEAGGGLDASSWQFYLPGVPYRPTCER